A window of Prolixibacter sp. SD074 contains these coding sequences:
- a CDS encoding type II CAAX prenyl endopeptidase Rce1 family protein, with amino-acid sequence MKKFDTIIFVVRYMKRLNVLIFILIGVSALLLISFLILLFQNITGISIGNGSENPLLNESKFFVLIIGILIIPFFETLIFQALPFYVINKLIRHKRKLWMFLIVSPILFSLNHLFNPAYILATYFGGLALALIYYIGYYRKENAILLVAVIHLINNLVAFIFRYLIGS; translated from the coding sequence ATGAAAAAATTTGATACAATCATATTTGTTGTACGATATATGAAACGCTTGAATGTGTTGATTTTTATACTAATTGGCGTTTCAGCTCTCCTTTTGATTTCATTTTTAATTCTGCTATTCCAAAATATTACAGGTATATCCATAGGGAATGGAAGCGAAAACCCATTGCTTAACGAAAGCAAGTTTTTTGTTTTAATCATCGGAATTCTGATTATTCCTTTCTTCGAGACTTTAATTTTTCAAGCACTTCCTTTTTATGTTATAAACAAACTAATTCGCCACAAAAGAAAATTGTGGATGTTTTTAATTGTTTCACCTATTCTTTTTTCTCTTAACCATTTATTTAACCCTGCATACATTTTGGCTACTTATTTCGGTGGCCTTGCACTTGCTTTGATATATTACATTGGTTATTACCGTAAAGAAAATGCAATCTTATTGGTGGCTGTCATCCATCTCATTAATAACTTAGTCGCATTCATCTTTCGATATTTGATTGGTAGCTAG
- a CDS encoding bacteriocin produces MKELDEKELKKVEGGEETLPVLKSDGRGTYYEWPDGSWVAVDWLA; encoded by the coding sequence ATGAAAGAACTAGATGAGAAAGAATTAAAGAAAGTTGAAGGAGGCGAGGAGACCCTTCCTGTTTTAAAAAGCGATGGAAGAGGCACATATTATGAATGGCCCGATGGTTCATGGGTCGCAGTCGATTGGCTCGCTTAA
- a CDS encoding YecA family protein, translating to MNNKEALAILHNNKDGIPFEALDFLYHQPTDKELEEQIIFHLEHAYDESLMLKQDGQYANLPLWYAILAEAHPTRKMADAVVKLFTTPDAPDWDILNEQGLYLVGLFAEKYPEVIDTFLDAVTKEVKEGHKTPYLFLYECLAFADNKQADKVSALLKDKKTGWRELLAVQAAEAGLTECGPALQAFYNEYEQQTQTGTEENHIRVEIAYALDILKKGEKQPNSYYLQRGKWKEHYQQLVPLFETEKPMLAGITSNVGRNDLCPCGSGKKYKHCCMKKIQGN from the coding sequence ATGAATAACAAAGAGGCGTTGGCCATTCTCCATAACAACAAAGATGGAATTCCTTTCGAAGCACTGGATTTTCTGTACCATCAGCCAACCGATAAAGAGCTGGAAGAGCAGATCATTTTTCACCTGGAGCATGCGTACGATGAATCGCTTATGCTAAAACAGGACGGTCAATATGCCAACCTGCCGCTTTGGTATGCTATTCTTGCGGAAGCACACCCCACGCGGAAGATGGCTGATGCGGTTGTCAAGCTTTTTACCACGCCCGATGCACCCGACTGGGATATACTGAACGAACAGGGACTTTACCTGGTAGGACTGTTCGCCGAGAAATATCCCGAAGTGATTGACACCTTTCTGGATGCCGTAACGAAAGAGGTAAAAGAAGGGCACAAAACACCCTACCTTTTTCTGTACGAATGCCTGGCTTTTGCCGATAACAAGCAGGCGGATAAGGTTTCAGCTTTGCTGAAGGATAAAAAAACCGGATGGAGAGAATTGCTGGCCGTTCAGGCGGCTGAAGCTGGGTTGACTGAATGCGGGCCCGCTTTACAGGCATTCTACAACGAATACGAACAGCAAACACAGACCGGAACCGAGGAAAACCACATCAGGGTGGAAATTGCTTATGCGTTGGACATTTTGAAGAAAGGCGAAAAGCAACCGAACAGCTACTATTTACAGCGTGGCAAATGGAAGGAGCATTATCAGCAACTGGTACCACTTTTTGAAACAGAAAAGCCCATGCTGGCCGGAATTACCAGCAATGTCGGGCGAAACGACCTGTGCCCGTGTGGCTCGGGGAAAAAATACAAGCATTGCTGTATGAAGAAGATTCAGGGAAATTGA
- a CDS encoding SDR family oxidoreductase, translating to MEKILITGATGNVGLATLKYLGEKNLPGVELLAAVRDEKRAHHDIGAGHCQFIPFEFDEPSTYADALEGVTKILLVRPHQLSDVSKYIYPFLDEAARSGVKQIVFLSVIGAERNKLLPHYKIENYLLNLGISYTFVRPCFFMQNFTTISREEILEHNKVYIPAGNTPVNYIDVRDVAEVMGRVLTEPGHENMTYEITGSQTMTYYELVGILSSVLDREIRYPRPSTLMFVRQKIGEKKPLAFVKVMSLLYSGARNGKMNVVTEDFKRLTGRNPIDFKTFANEYKQKWIKQEKK from the coding sequence ATGGAGAAAATTTTAATAACCGGTGCCACGGGCAATGTAGGGTTGGCAACGCTGAAGTACTTAGGCGAAAAAAATCTGCCCGGAGTGGAATTGCTTGCTGCCGTTCGGGATGAGAAACGTGCTCATCATGATATTGGCGCAGGACATTGCCAGTTCATTCCGTTCGAGTTTGATGAACCTTCGACCTATGCAGATGCACTCGAGGGCGTAACGAAAATTTTGCTGGTCAGGCCACATCAACTTTCCGATGTGTCGAAATATATTTACCCGTTTTTGGATGAAGCAGCCCGTAGCGGGGTGAAGCAAATTGTTTTCTTATCGGTTATTGGCGCGGAGCGTAATAAATTGCTTCCTCATTACAAGATCGAGAACTACTTGCTGAACCTGGGAATCAGTTACACATTTGTGCGGCCCTGCTTCTTTATGCAAAATTTTACGACCATTTCCCGGGAGGAGATACTGGAGCATAACAAAGTATATATCCCGGCGGGAAATACCCCGGTTAATTACATCGATGTGCGGGATGTGGCCGAGGTGATGGGACGTGTGCTCACCGAACCGGGCCACGAAAATATGACGTATGAAATTACTGGTTCGCAAACGATGACTTACTATGAACTGGTGGGGATTCTGTCATCGGTCCTTGACCGGGAAATTCGTTACCCACGCCCCAGTACACTGATGTTTGTGCGTCAGAAAATCGGAGAGAAAAAGCCGTTGGCTTTCGTAAAGGTGATGAGCTTGTTATACAGTGGGGCACGGAATGGTAAGATGAATGTGGTAACCGAAGATTTTAAACGGCTTACCGGTCGTAACCCGATTGATTTCAAAACATTTGCCAACGAGTATAAGCAAAAGTGGATAAAACAGGAAAAGAAATAA
- a CDS encoding long-chain fatty acid--CoA ligase: protein MSAVTRTFDLLDHCLKNFPREDALCRKEGGEWKKYSTEEYARHAYLIAYGLMALGLRRGDRVVTVSSNRPEWSFLDMGLALSGGVHVPVYPTVSEEEYRYILAHSEARFLFVSDAKMYEKLKPLAGELKSIEGIFTFNEVEGARHISEIYSLGEANEGHFRGVVGELKNSMSEDQMVTLIYTSGTTGMPKGVMLSHKNLVSNFKAHAQNHELGDQHRVISFLPLCHVYERSMNYHFQYKGMGIYYVENIAQIMPAVKEVKPHLFNTVPRLLERIYDGIIGKGEQLTGIRRKIFFWALALTGRFDYQVKLGLGYRFKLAIADKLVFSKWREALGGNVHYIVSGGAALQERIARVFGAAKICTLEGYGLTETSPVIAVANPATGEMKIGTNGPVLPGVQVRIADDGEILVKGPNVMLGYYNEPEMTREVIDDGGWFHTGDVGTLVEGKYLKITDRKKEIFKLSGGKYIAPQMIENKFKESLFIEQMMVIGENQKFASALISPNFDFLHDWCAERKIHFHDNKALVRTPEVMSQYREAVREINKVLGRHEEIKRFRLVCEAWSPQSGELSQTLKLRRKFVAQKYKTLIDDIYNKPV, encoded by the coding sequence ATGAGTGCAGTAACACGTACATTCGATCTCCTCGATCACTGTTTGAAGAATTTTCCACGTGAAGATGCGCTTTGCAGGAAAGAAGGAGGCGAGTGGAAAAAGTACAGTACAGAAGAATATGCCCGTCATGCCTACCTGATTGCCTATGGCTTAATGGCTTTAGGATTAAGAAGGGGCGACCGCGTGGTGACGGTGAGCAGTAACCGGCCGGAATGGAGTTTCCTCGACATGGGACTGGCATTGTCAGGCGGCGTGCATGTTCCTGTTTATCCAACCGTCAGCGAAGAAGAGTACCGTTATATTCTGGCACATTCCGAAGCCCGGTTCCTGTTTGTCTCCGATGCGAAGATGTATGAAAAATTAAAGCCATTGGCTGGTGAGCTGAAGTCAATAGAAGGGATATTCACGTTTAACGAAGTGGAAGGGGCCAGGCACATCAGCGAAATTTATTCATTGGGCGAAGCAAATGAGGGCCATTTTCGCGGTGTGGTAGGTGAACTGAAGAACAGCATGAGTGAGGACCAGATGGTGACGCTGATATATACTTCCGGTACAACCGGGATGCCAAAGGGGGTCATGCTTTCGCACAAAAACCTGGTTTCCAATTTTAAGGCTCATGCGCAAAATCACGAATTGGGGGATCAGCACCGGGTGATTTCATTTTTGCCACTCTGTCATGTTTACGAACGTTCGATGAACTATCATTTCCAGTACAAGGGAATGGGAATCTATTATGTTGAAAACATTGCTCAGATTATGCCTGCCGTGAAAGAGGTAAAACCTCATCTGTTTAATACGGTCCCCCGCTTGCTGGAACGTATATATGACGGCATTATTGGGAAAGGTGAGCAACTTACCGGAATAAGACGAAAGATATTTTTCTGGGCGCTGGCCCTTACCGGGCGGTTCGACTACCAGGTGAAACTTGGCTTGGGATACCGGTTTAAGTTGGCTATTGCCGATAAACTGGTGTTTTCGAAGTGGCGCGAAGCCCTTGGTGGAAATGTGCATTACATTGTTTCGGGTGGCGCTGCGTTGCAGGAACGGATTGCCCGCGTCTTTGGGGCAGCTAAAATTTGCACCCTCGAAGGGTACGGTTTGACGGAAACCTCACCAGTGATTGCTGTCGCTAATCCGGCTACCGGCGAAATGAAGATTGGCACCAATGGCCCGGTACTGCCGGGCGTTCAGGTCCGTATTGCCGATGATGGCGAAATATTGGTGAAAGGCCCGAATGTCATGCTGGGATATTACAACGAACCGGAGATGACCCGGGAGGTGATCGACGACGGAGGTTGGTTTCATACCGGCGATGTGGGAACATTAGTCGAAGGGAAATACCTCAAAATTACCGATCGAAAGAAGGAAATTTTTAAATTGTCGGGCGGAAAATACATCGCACCTCAGATGATCGAGAATAAATTCAAGGAATCTCTCTTCATCGAGCAGATGATGGTGATTGGAGAAAACCAAAAATTTGCCAGTGCGCTGATTTCTCCTAATTTTGATTTTCTTCATGACTGGTGTGCTGAAAGGAAGATCCATTTTCATGATAATAAAGCGTTGGTTCGTACCCCCGAAGTGATGAGCCAGTACCGGGAAGCGGTTCGTGAAATCAACAAAGTATTGGGCCGGCACGAGGAGATTAAACGGTTCCGGTTGGTTTGTGAGGCGTGGTCGCCGCAATCGGGCGAATTATCACAAACTTTGAAACTGCGGCGAAAATTCGTTGCTCAGAAGTATAAGACGTTAATTGATGATATTTACAATAAACCGGTGTAG
- a CDS encoding long-chain fatty acid--CoA ligase — MKVTRTFDLLDRMAANFDKEVIIAGKQDGKWKTYSTRQYIEKVNHFSYGLLALGIKSGDKIVTVSNSRPEWNIMDMGMAQVGAVHVALYPNLTEEEYTYLLSHSGCRAVVVGNRTMYNRLKKVSDAADNVELFFTIDDIDSERNLSEICALGEKHQDEYKEEVERIKSGITEEDLLSIIYTSGTTGTAKGVMLAHRSVVTNAIATSSRNKVDENDKAISFLPLCHIYERMVNYHYQYKGVSIYYAQNLGTVMNDLRDVQADTFSTVPRFLEKVYDNIIAEGKDLTGIKNSIFFRAVRLGEKFDPSKNYGSFYRFKLKMARQLIFDKWRAALGGEIRVIITGGAAMQERLCRIFSAAGISIQEGYGLTETGPVIAVNGWGKEEKMIGTVGLVLDGVDCKIAEDGEILCKGPNVMLGYYKDQEYTAEVVDEDGWFHTGDIGTLINGQFLKVTDRKKSIFKLSSGKYIAPQVIENKLKASGFIEQALVVGRNEKFAAAIISPAFDYLHFWAAKHKINYRDNEELTQNPSAIGRIQKEVAIINKTLAPHEQVKKIKVVVDEWTLATGELSQTLKVKREVLIEKYQAGLEEIFGHPYNARQ, encoded by the coding sequence ATGAAAGTGACAAGAACATTTGATTTGCTCGATCGGATGGCCGCTAATTTCGATAAGGAGGTAATCATTGCCGGCAAACAGGACGGAAAGTGGAAGACCTATAGCACCCGGCAATACATCGAAAAAGTAAACCACTTTAGTTATGGTTTGTTGGCCCTGGGAATAAAATCTGGCGACAAAATTGTCACGGTTTCGAACAGTCGTCCCGAGTGGAATATTATGGACATGGGGATGGCGCAGGTTGGCGCTGTTCATGTAGCTCTTTATCCCAACCTGACGGAAGAAGAATATACCTACCTGCTTTCGCATTCCGGTTGTCGTGCCGTGGTGGTCGGCAACCGTACCATGTACAACCGCCTGAAGAAAGTATCTGATGCAGCTGATAATGTGGAGCTCTTTTTCACGATAGATGACATCGACAGTGAGCGAAACCTCTCTGAAATCTGCGCGTTGGGCGAAAAACATCAGGATGAATATAAGGAAGAGGTTGAACGAATCAAGAGTGGTATCACGGAAGAGGATTTACTTTCCATTATTTATACTTCCGGTACAACCGGAACCGCCAAAGGGGTAATGTTGGCCCACCGAAGTGTGGTGACCAATGCCATTGCCACTTCATCGCGAAACAAAGTGGATGAAAACGATAAAGCCATCAGTTTCCTGCCACTTTGCCACATCTACGAACGCATGGTCAATTACCATTACCAGTATAAAGGTGTCAGCATTTATTATGCACAGAATCTGGGAACAGTAATGAATGATCTTCGCGATGTACAGGCCGATACCTTTTCAACAGTGCCTCGCTTCCTGGAAAAGGTGTATGACAATATTATTGCCGAAGGGAAAGACCTGACGGGTATCAAAAATTCGATCTTTTTCCGGGCGGTCAGGCTCGGAGAAAAATTCGATCCTTCGAAGAATTACGGATCTTTCTACCGTTTCAAACTGAAGATGGCCCGTCAACTGATTTTCGACAAGTGGCGCGCTGCCCTTGGCGGGGAAATTCGTGTTATTATCACCGGTGGAGCGGCTATGCAGGAACGGCTATGCAGGATTTTCTCAGCCGCGGGAATTAGTATCCAGGAAGGGTACGGACTGACCGAAACAGGACCGGTGATTGCCGTAAACGGATGGGGAAAAGAGGAGAAGATGATTGGTACCGTCGGTCTTGTTTTGGACGGGGTGGATTGCAAAATAGCTGAAGATGGCGAAATTTTGTGCAAAGGCCCCAACGTAATGTTGGGCTATTATAAAGATCAGGAATACACTGCCGAAGTGGTTGACGAAGACGGATGGTTTCATACGGGCGATATCGGAACATTGATTAATGGTCAGTTTTTGAAAGTTACCGACCGGAAAAAGTCCATATTCAAACTGTCGTCCGGGAAATATATTGCTCCGCAGGTGATTGAAAATAAGTTGAAAGCTTCCGGTTTTATCGAACAGGCTTTGGTGGTGGGTAGGAATGAGAAATTTGCCGCAGCCATTATTTCGCCGGCTTTTGATTACCTGCATTTTTGGGCTGCCAAACACAAGATTAACTATCGTGACAACGAAGAATTGACACAAAATCCGTCAGCAATTGGCCGGATTCAAAAAGAGGTGGCCATCATAAATAAAACGTTGGCTCCACACGAACAAGTCAAAAAAATAAAAGTGGTGGTGGATGAATGGACGCTGGCAACCGGTGAGTTGTCGCAAACGCTCAAAGTGAAAAGGGAGGTGCTGATTGAAAAGTACCAGGCCGGGCTGGAAGAGATATTCGGTCATCCTTATAACGCCCGCCAATAA
- the alaS gene encoding alanine--tRNA ligase gives MNSKEIRQTFLDFFASKQHRIVASAPMVVKNDPTLMFTNAGMNQFKDIFLGNSPVKSPRIADTQKCLRVSGKHNDLEEVGHDTYHHTMFEMLGNWSFGDYFKKEAIDWAWELLVGEFKISPDRFYATVFEGDEKDGVAADEEARSYWKQYLPDAHILYGNKKDNFWEMGDTGPCGPCSEIHVDLRDEHERAKKDGRLLVNKDHPQVIEIWNLVFIQYNRKASGKLEELPARHVDTGMGFERLCMVLQGKQSNYDTDVFQPVIRELGNLAGVKYGDDEKTDIAMRVVADHLRAIAFSITDGQLPSNNKAGYVIRRILRRAVRYGYTFLNFRKPFIFQLVPVLIQNMGEAFPELKKQEELVTKVVHEEEESFLRTLETGIRMLDSIIGETKKNEYKVVSGKLAFELYDTFGFPLDLTELILRENDLVVNRKEFNEAMETQKNRSRNATHQETGDWIQLQADDEEEFIGYEHLEAKVKITRYRKVKVKNKESYQLVFNFTPFYAESGGQVGDTGYIEANGQKISILDTQKENNLIIHYAKELPDDPSETLVAHVDSRKRQLTANNHSATHLLDYVLRDVLGGHVEQKGSQVNEDYLRFDFSHFKKVTEEELDEIQRRVNQMIRMNLKREEFRAVPMQEAMDMGAIALFGEKYGDLVRVIRFGDSTELCGGTHVEATGEIGLFTIVSEGSVSAGVRRIEAITADRAEQMMVQNHKVLKEVSGMLNNPKNLKVSVEEFMKRNNELTKQIEAFEKEAVGIMKRDLLREVKEINGMSFIARQLNVNNAAMLKDLAFQLKGEIDNLFLVLASEIDGKANLHLMISDKLVKERGFNAGKMIRDLAKLVKGGGGGQPFYATAGGKEPAGIPSVLEEASNLVNQ, from the coding sequence ATGAATTCAAAAGAGATACGTCAAACATTTCTCGACTTTTTTGCATCGAAACAACATCGAATTGTTGCCTCGGCGCCCATGGTGGTCAAAAATGATCCAACATTGATGTTTACCAACGCGGGGATGAACCAGTTCAAAGATATCTTTCTGGGGAATTCGCCGGTTAAATCGCCGAGAATCGCGGATACTCAAAAATGTTTGCGTGTTTCGGGCAAGCATAACGACCTGGAAGAGGTGGGACACGATACTTATCACCATACGATGTTCGAAATGTTGGGCAACTGGTCATTTGGCGACTACTTCAAGAAGGAAGCTATCGATTGGGCATGGGAATTATTGGTCGGCGAGTTTAAAATTTCTCCCGATCGTTTTTATGCTACGGTATTTGAAGGCGATGAGAAAGACGGAGTTGCAGCGGACGAAGAGGCCCGGAGTTACTGGAAACAGTACCTCCCGGATGCTCATATTCTGTATGGAAATAAGAAAGACAATTTCTGGGAGATGGGTGATACCGGTCCATGTGGCCCCTGTTCCGAAATTCATGTCGACTTGCGTGACGAGCACGAACGTGCTAAGAAGGACGGACGTTTGCTGGTCAACAAAGATCATCCGCAGGTAATCGAAATCTGGAACCTGGTATTTATTCAGTATAACCGGAAAGCTTCCGGAAAACTGGAAGAACTGCCGGCCAGGCATGTCGATACAGGAATGGGGTTCGAACGCCTTTGCATGGTGTTACAGGGAAAGCAATCGAATTACGATACTGACGTTTTTCAACCCGTTATCAGGGAACTCGGAAACCTGGCCGGAGTAAAATACGGCGATGACGAGAAAACCGATATTGCCATGCGCGTGGTGGCTGACCACTTGCGCGCCATCGCGTTTTCTATTACGGATGGACAGCTTCCGTCGAACAATAAAGCCGGTTATGTTATCCGGCGTATTCTTCGCCGTGCGGTGCGTTATGGTTATACTTTCCTGAATTTCAGAAAACCATTTATTTTCCAACTGGTTCCGGTTCTTATTCAGAATATGGGGGAAGCATTCCCTGAACTGAAGAAGCAGGAAGAGTTGGTGACCAAGGTGGTTCACGAGGAAGAGGAATCATTCCTGCGGACGCTGGAAACCGGTATCCGTATGTTGGACAGCATTATTGGGGAGACGAAAAAGAACGAATATAAAGTGGTCAGCGGGAAGCTGGCCTTCGAACTTTACGATACGTTTGGTTTTCCGCTTGACCTGACCGAATTGATTCTTCGTGAAAACGATTTGGTGGTAAACCGGAAGGAATTCAACGAGGCCATGGAGACTCAGAAGAACCGTTCGCGAAATGCCACTCACCAGGAAACCGGCGACTGGATTCAGCTGCAGGCCGACGATGAAGAGGAGTTTATTGGTTACGAGCACCTGGAGGCTAAAGTGAAAATTACCAGGTATCGCAAGGTGAAAGTGAAGAACAAGGAATCGTATCAACTGGTCTTCAACTTCACGCCTTTTTATGCCGAGTCAGGTGGTCAGGTTGGCGATACCGGCTACATCGAAGCGAATGGACAGAAAATAAGTATTCTGGATACCCAGAAGGAAAATAACCTCATTATTCATTACGCAAAAGAGTTACCGGACGATCCATCGGAAACCCTTGTAGCACATGTCGATAGCCGCAAACGGCAGTTGACAGCCAATAACCACTCGGCAACACACTTGCTGGACTACGTACTGCGGGATGTGTTGGGCGGGCACGTGGAGCAGAAAGGTTCACAGGTGAACGAAGATTACCTGCGTTTCGACTTTTCGCATTTTAAGAAAGTAACCGAAGAAGAGTTGGACGAAATTCAACGTCGGGTGAACCAGATGATTCGCATGAACCTGAAACGGGAAGAGTTTCGTGCTGTTCCGATGCAGGAAGCGATGGATATGGGAGCGATTGCGTTGTTTGGTGAAAAATACGGCGACCTGGTTCGTGTTATTCGTTTTGGCGATTCAACCGAATTGTGCGGAGGGACCCATGTGGAAGCTACCGGTGAAATCGGTTTGTTTACCATTGTTTCCGAAGGTTCGGTTTCGGCTGGCGTTCGACGGATTGAAGCTATTACGGCCGACCGTGCCGAACAAATGATGGTGCAAAATCACAAAGTGCTGAAAGAGGTTTCAGGTATGTTGAATAATCCGAAAAACCTGAAAGTATCAGTTGAGGAGTTTATGAAGCGCAATAATGAGCTGACCAAGCAAATTGAAGCTTTCGAGAAAGAAGCCGTCGGCATTATGAAGCGCGATTTATTACGCGAAGTAAAAGAGATCAATGGGATGAGCTTCATTGCTCGTCAGCTGAATGTCAATAATGCCGCTATGTTAAAAGATTTGGCTTTTCAGTTGAAAGGTGAAATCGATAATCTTTTCCTGGTACTGGCCTCTGAGATTGACGGGAAAGCCAACCTGCATCTCATGATTTCGGACAAGCTGGTGAAAGAGCGTGGTTTCAATGCCGGCAAAATGATTCGCGATTTGGCTAAGCTTGTGAAAGGCGGCGGTGGCGGACAGCCGTTCTACGCAACGGCCGGAGGAAAAGAACCGGCCGGAATCCCATCGGTATTGGAGGAGGCATCCAATCTGGTGAATCAGTAA
- a CDS encoding M23 family metallopeptidase, with translation MGKTNYRFNPETLSYDKIERNIKSLVKRLFGYLSTSIVLAVIISMVSLQFFDSPKLRRMKRENERLLTQYTLMNKDLDNMSKVLKDIQYRDDNIYRVIFEAEPIPASVRKAGFGGVNRYSQLESMGNADLVISTARKLDVLTKQIYIQSKSYDDVMNMALNKEKMLASLPSIMPVSNKDLKRTASGWGYRIHPIYKIRKFHYGMDFSAPTGTEVFATGSGVVERIQRSKIGFGNHITIDHGYGFETLYAHLSVFNVKAGQKVKRGDIIGYVGSTGTSTAPHLHYEVHKNGKKVNPQNYYFLDLSPQEYEKMIEISSNMGQSFD, from the coding sequence ATGGGTAAAACCAACTATAGATTTAACCCTGAAACGCTCAGTTACGACAAGATTGAACGCAACATTAAATCTCTTGTCAAGAGATTGTTTGGCTACCTTTCTACGAGCATAGTCCTGGCAGTCATCATTTCGATGGTGTCCCTGCAGTTCTTCGATTCCCCCAAACTTCGCCGGATGAAACGTGAGAACGAAAGGTTGCTCACGCAATATACTTTGATGAATAAGGACCTGGATAATATGAGCAAGGTGTTGAAGGATATTCAGTACCGGGACGACAATATCTACCGGGTCATTTTTGAAGCCGAACCGATTCCCGCGTCCGTTCGTAAAGCCGGTTTTGGTGGCGTAAACCGATATTCACAACTGGAAAGTATGGGCAATGCTGATTTGGTCATTTCCACAGCTCGCAAGCTGGATGTTTTGACCAAACAGATTTATATTCAGTCCAAATCATATGATGATGTGATGAACATGGCCCTGAACAAGGAAAAAATGTTGGCCAGTTTGCCATCCATCATGCCCGTTTCAAACAAAGATTTGAAACGAACTGCATCCGGATGGGGTTACCGTATCCACCCGATTTATAAAATACGTAAATTTCACTACGGAATGGATTTCTCTGCACCGACCGGGACTGAGGTTTTCGCTACCGGAAGTGGTGTGGTAGAACGTATTCAGCGGTCAAAAATCGGATTTGGAAATCACATTACCATCGATCATGGTTATGGCTTCGAAACATTGTATGCTCACCTGAGCGTTTTCAATGTGAAAGCCGGTCAAAAGGTAAAACGCGGCGATATAATTGGTTATGTGGGAAGTACCGGGACATCAACGGCACCGCACCTTCATTATGAAGTTCATAAAAACGGTAAAAAAGTTAACCCCCAGAATTATTACTTCCTCGATTTGTCGCCGCAGGAGTATGAGAAGATGATTGAAATTTCGTCCAACATGGGACAGAGTTTTGACTAA
- a CDS encoding MerR family transcriptional regulator, with amino-acid sequence MPFKQPKAEKLYYSIGEVAEMFDLRPSTIRFWEKEFESLRPHKNKKGNRFFTKEDIEHLGLIYHLVKERGMTLKGAHKKIKENRQDTEETYEVIKKLQDIKKFLLDIKEEL; translated from the coding sequence GTGCCATTTAAACAGCCTAAAGCGGAAAAATTATATTACTCGATTGGAGAAGTAGCCGAGATGTTCGATCTCCGGCCTTCCACCATTCGTTTCTGGGAGAAAGAATTTGAATCCCTCAGGCCGCATAAGAACAAGAAGGGCAACCGTTTTTTCACCAAAGAAGATATTGAACATCTCGGTTTGATTTATCACTTGGTAAAGGAGCGCGGGATGACACTTAAAGGTGCACATAAGAAAATAAAAGAAAACCGGCAGGATACTGAAGAGACTTACGAAGTCATAAAGAAACTGCAGGATATAAAAAAATTCTTACTCGACATAAAAGAAGAACTATAG